A stretch of the Candidatus Neomarinimicrobiota bacterium genome encodes the following:
- a CDS encoding GNAT family N-acetyltransferase, protein MDKLSISLSQKSKSHVIASSGVFQIELLEYAGEIDYPQLIEISKSLEKEYGEKVILTKTTIQKYFNKSGSLPFIARYREEIIGYIIGVPLEALSNEPWARMDENFGKENTLYTYAFVIQSEYKGNGYAKMLKRVFLSWAKKREEIEHITGHVINGISSRFTGDIKIINRIENWQGTGQTFEYYRRDLEPDQSSPLKNNPPLITRT, encoded by the coding sequence ATGGATAAACTTTCTATTTCACTTTCCCAAAAATCCAAATCTCACGTTATTGCATCCAGCGGTGTTTTTCAGATCGAATTATTGGAATACGCAGGAGAAATAGATTATCCTCAATTGATCGAAATATCAAAATCACTTGAAAAAGAATATGGTGAAAAAGTGATTTTAACCAAAACAACGATCCAAAAATATTTTAATAAATCCGGTTCTCTTCCTTTTATCGCCCGTTATCGTGAAGAAATAATTGGGTATATTATTGGTGTCCCCCTTGAGGCTTTGAGCAACGAGCCCTGGGCTCGGATGGATGAAAATTTCGGCAAAGAGAATACGCTTTATACTTATGCCTTCGTGATTCAGTCAGAATACAAAGGGAACGGGTATGCGAAAATGTTAAAACGTGTTTTTCTCAGTTGGGCCAAAAAAAGAGAAGAAATCGAGCATATTACCGGCCATGTAATTAATGGAATTTCTTCACGCTTCACCGGTGATATTAAGATTATCAACCGTATTGAAAACTGGCAGGGAACCGGTCAAACATTTGAATATTATCGGCGAGATCTCGAGCCGGACCAATCTTCGCCTTTGAAGAATAATCCGCCTTTAATTACCCGTACTTAG
- the pyrF gene encoding orotidine-5'-phosphate decarboxylase: protein MKTFNSRLSAKIRQKKSHLCVGLDMNPEGLGSPGTTLDALKAHAFKVIDATQDLVAAFKPNLAFFERWGSAGFKWLEETMDHFGDDAIIIGDAKRGDIGNTAKQYAHSLFNHFGFDAVTLSPYMGVDSIAPFTENSEKGVFILCRTSNPSAVDLQTLPIGDELLFDKTAQLAVEWNMNDNVGLVVGATAPEEISRIRNHAPELPFLIPGIGAQGGDLANSMIDGNTNGDAIINVSRGISFAGDLSEKAIRNAAKDYVNKMRELMNE from the coding sequence ATGAAAACATTTAATTCACGACTTTCAGCTAAAATTAGGCAAAAGAAAAGCCATCTATGTGTTGGGTTGGACATGAATCCTGAGGGGTTAGGTTCTCCTGGAACTACTCTGGATGCATTGAAAGCGCATGCTTTTAAGGTGATTGATGCTACCCAAGATCTGGTGGCTGCCTTCAAACCGAACTTAGCATTTTTTGAACGATGGGGAAGTGCCGGATTTAAATGGCTAGAAGAAACCATGGATCATTTCGGCGATGATGCTATTATTATTGGGGATGCAAAGCGGGGTGATATTGGCAATACGGCCAAACAATATGCCCATAGTTTATTTAATCATTTTGGATTTGATGCTGTAACCTTAAGTCCATATATGGGTGTTGATTCCATCGCGCCGTTTACAGAAAATTCAGAAAAAGGTGTTTTTATTCTTTGCAGGACATCTAATCCATCGGCGGTTGATCTGCAAACCCTGCCGATTGGAGACGAACTATTATTTGATAAAACAGCCCAACTTGCCGTTGAATGGAATATGAATGATAATGTTGGATTGGTCGTTGGCGCAACAGCACCGGAAGAAATCAGCCGAATTAGAAATCATGCTCCAGAACTTCCATTTTTAATTCCCGGTATTGGTGCCCAAGGTGGTGATTTAGCCAATAGCATGATTGATGGAAATACAAATGGCGATGCAATAATCAATGTATCTAGAGGAATCAGTTTTGCTGGAGATTTGAGTGAAAAAGCAATTCGGAATGCGGCAAAGGATTATGTAAACAAAATGCGAGAATTAATGAATGAATAG
- a CDS encoding orotate phosphoribosyltransferase, translating into MNSKYYLDIFRKTGALLEGHFVLTSGRHSPSYFQCAKVLQYPEHLSLFSQKIANHFSDFNIDTVISPAVGGIVIGTDVGRAMRKRTIFAERENGAMTLRRGFEIAPGEKVLVVEDVITTGGSVKEVMDVVVASGGEVVGIAVIVDRSNGEVVLHRNQFSLVPMEVLSFEENEIPESLAVIPTSKPGSRSLNK; encoded by the coding sequence ATGAATAGTAAATATTATTTAGATATTTTTAGGAAAACCGGCGCTTTACTGGAGGGTCATTTCGTCCTCACCTCAGGGAGGCACAGTCCATCCTATTTTCAATGTGCCAAGGTGCTTCAATATCCTGAACATCTCAGTTTATTCTCTCAAAAAATTGCGAATCATTTTAGTGATTTCAATATTGATACAGTAATATCCCCGGCAGTAGGCGGTATTGTGATAGGAACTGATGTAGGTCGTGCAATGAGAAAACGCACCATTTTTGCCGAACGAGAAAATGGCGCAATGACCCTTCGCCGTGGATTTGAAATTGCTCCCGGTGAAAAAGTGTTGGTTGTAGAAGATGTGATTACAACAGGTGGGTCTGTAAAAGAAGTGATGGATGTGGTTGTGGCATCCGGCGGTGAAGTGGTTGGTATAGCCGTAATAGTGGATCGCAGCAATGGGGAAGTAGTATTGCACCGAAACCAATTCTCATTGGTGCCCATGGAAGTTTTAAGTTTTGAGGAAAATGAAATTCCGGAATCGCTGGCGGTAATACCAACTTCGAAACCGGGCAGCAGGAGTTTAAATAAGTGA